In the Paramisgurnus dabryanus chromosome 5, PD_genome_1.1, whole genome shotgun sequence genome, one interval contains:
- the prdm8b gene encoding PR domain zinc finger protein 8b, giving the protein MQMMEECSSQRLAWDGDAKAMQQCLTDIFTSVYTTCDIPENAIFGPCVLSHTSLYDSIAFIALKSTDKRTAPYIFRVDTSAANSSSEGLMWLRLVQSARDRDEQNLEAYVKNGQLFYRSLRRIEKDEELLVWYGKDLIELLLLSTGRNHVKNKGTSPFLCPDCSQRFQFEFPFLAHLRFRCTKRLQSMGSPEEEARDTSDQASLPPARSSPKLGRSDGFSNPQDGKPSTDFHNLARDLENNRTSPPSDKEAEILSENSGKRKFSDMEDSRNCGLSRPLKSKEELANSAQQYRGVYGLDESRRAYSPSVTESTETKRSAFTEVKKSPQSLKHSGKNSSNSENKEVGRPSSNPTEKHLNIRQVLSETQPPQSRMETSSIGSAFTSVPQQGGGGSERKSAFSQPSRTFSQLSPLVMAPKLLPAVDCHPAVGDTVSSSRLYQADHLAAKLQGSELGSNCPVPGGMAKQNPFLYATAFWPKTSGPIQLQMPSALTLLPPSFTSLCLPAQNWCAKCNASFRMTSDLVYHMRSHHKKEYSMEPLVKRRREEKLKCPICNESFRERHHLSRHMTSHN; this is encoded by the exons ATG CAAATGATGGAGGAATGCAGTTCCCAGAGACTGGCCTGGGATGGCGACGCAAAGGCAATGCAGCAGTGTTTAACGGATATTTTTACCAGCGTCTACACAACATGCGACATTCCAGAAAATGCCATTTTTGGCCCATGTGTTCTGAGTCACACTTCACTGTATGACAGCATCGCATTTATTGCCCTGAAGTCCACAGACAAGCGAACGGCGCCTTACATATTCCGG GTGGACACTTCTGCTGCCAACAGTTCCTCAGAAGGACTTATGTGGCTGAGACTGGTGCAGTCTGCGAGAGACAGAGATGAACAGAATTTAGAGGCCTATGTGAAGAACGGCCAGCTTTTCTACAGGTCACTGAGGAGAATAGAGAAAGACGAAGAGCTCCTGGTTTGGTACGGCAAGGATCTTATTGAGCTGCTGCTCCTAAGTACAGGAAGAAAccatgtcaaaaataaag GAACTTCACCCTTTTTGTGCCCAGACTGTAGCCAACGTTTTCAGTTTGAGTTTCCCTTTCTGGCTCATCTAAGGTTTCGCTGCACTAAGAGGCTACAAAGCATGGGAAGCCCAGAAGAGGAGGCCAGGGATACAAGTGACCAGGCTAGTCTACCTCCTGCCAGGTCCAGTCCCAAGCTGGGCCGATCTGATGGCTTTTCCAATCCGCAGGACGGAAAACCATCCACAGACTTCCATAATCTTGCCAGGGATTTAGAGAATAATAGAACCAGTCCACCAAGCGACAAAGAGGCTGAAATCCTGAGCGAGAACTCTGGAAAGCGCAAGTTCTCCGACATGGAGGACAGCAGGAATTGTGGATTATCCCGGCCTCTCAAGTCCAAAGAGGAGTTGGCCAACTCGGCACAGCAGTACCGTGGTGTGTACGGTCTGGATGAGAGCAGGCGGGCTTACTCTCCTTCTGTTACAGAGTCAACAGAAACCAAAAGAAGCGCTTTTACAGAGGTCAAAAAGTCACCTCAGAGCTTAAAGCACAGTGGCAAAAACTCCAGCAACTCTGAGAACAAGGAGGTTGGTCGGCCCAGCAGCAACCCGACTGAAAAACACCTAAACATCAGACAGGTTCTCAGCGAGACTCAGCCCCCGCAGTCCAGAATGGAGACCTCATCAATTGGCAGTGCTTTCACTTCGGTGCCCCAGCAGGGCGGTGGAGGATCGGAGAGAAAGAGTGCCTTTAGCCAGCCGTCTCGCACCTTCTCACAGCTATCACCTCTCGTCATGGCACCCAAGCTTCTGCCGGCAGTAGACTGCCATCCTGCAGTGGGTGACACTGTCTCTTCCAGTAGACTTTACCAGGCGGACCACCTCGCCGCAAAGCTCCAGGGCTCAGAACTAGGCAGCAACTGCCCTGTGCCGGGTGGGATGGCAAAACAGAACCCTTTCCTTTATGCCACAGCTTTCTGGCCAAAGACCTCAGGCCCCATCCAGCTGCAGATGCCCTCTGCTCTTACACTACTGCCCCCTTCGTTCACTTCTCTTTGTCTACCTGCCCAGAACTGGTGTGCCAAGTGCAATGCCTCCTTCCGCATGACCTCTGACCTTGTCTACCATATGCGCTCACACCACAAAAAGGAATATTCAATGGAACCACTGGTTAAAAGAAGGAGAGAAGAAAAGTTAAAGTGTCCAATCTGTAATGAATCTTTCCGGGAGCGGCATCACCTTTCCCGACACATGACGTCTCACAACTAA